In Arthrobacter sp. B3I9, the following are encoded in one genomic region:
- a CDS encoding MFS transporter: protein MSTHKAAARGTEEANVKSSGLKKVVTASMAGTVVEWYEFFLYASAATLVFGKMFFPNSGTELDGIIAAFVTYAVGFVARPIGGIVFGHFGDKFGRKQLLQLSIILVGVSTFAMGCLPTFQQIGYWAPALLVFLRFVQGFAVGGEWGGAVLLVAEHSPNKSRGFWASWPQSAVPMGNLLATAVLFVLSSTLSSAEFLGWGWRVAFWLSAVIVIVGYYIRTKVQDAPIFIEARKEVVVENKGYGVAEVFRRYPRGVFTAMGLRFAENILYYLVVTFSITYLKVVVQTDTSRILLLLLVAHAIHFCAVPIVGKLSDNFGRKPVYMAGALLGATWGFFAFPMMDTKNDLTILAAITIGLLFHALMYAGQPAIMAEMFPTRMRYSGVSLGYQVTSIVAGSLAPIIATALLNQYKSSTPVAVYLLIACAITAVAVFFLKETRGISLHDVDAADAKGTADLLASGKK, encoded by the coding sequence ATGAGTACGCACAAAGCAGCCGCCAGAGGCACGGAAGAGGCTAACGTCAAGTCCTCCGGCCTGAAGAAGGTGGTCACCGCCTCCATGGCGGGCACCGTCGTCGAATGGTATGAGTTCTTCCTCTACGCATCCGCCGCCACCCTCGTCTTCGGCAAGATGTTCTTCCCGAACTCCGGCACGGAACTCGACGGCATCATCGCCGCCTTCGTGACCTACGCTGTCGGCTTCGTCGCCCGCCCGATCGGCGGCATCGTGTTCGGCCACTTCGGAGACAAGTTCGGCCGCAAACAGCTCCTCCAGCTCAGCATCATCCTGGTGGGCGTCTCCACCTTCGCGATGGGCTGCCTCCCGACGTTCCAGCAGATCGGCTACTGGGCACCGGCCCTGCTTGTCTTCCTGCGCTTCGTCCAGGGCTTCGCTGTCGGTGGTGAATGGGGCGGCGCCGTCCTTCTCGTAGCCGAGCACAGCCCGAACAAGTCCCGCGGTTTCTGGGCCTCGTGGCCGCAGTCCGCCGTTCCCATGGGGAACCTGCTCGCCACCGCCGTGCTGTTCGTCCTGTCCTCCACGCTGTCCTCCGCGGAATTCCTCGGCTGGGGCTGGCGGGTTGCCTTCTGGCTCTCCGCCGTGATCGTGATCGTCGGTTACTACATCCGCACCAAGGTCCAGGACGCCCCGATCTTCATCGAGGCACGCAAGGAAGTTGTCGTCGAGAACAAGGGCTACGGCGTTGCCGAAGTATTCCGCCGCTACCCCCGCGGCGTCTTCACCGCGATGGGCCTGCGCTTCGCCGAGAACATCCTCTACTACCTGGTGGTCACGTTCTCCATCACCTACCTGAAGGTCGTCGTCCAGACGGACACGTCCCGGATCCTGCTGCTCCTGCTGGTCGCGCACGCCATCCACTTCTGCGCCGTTCCCATCGTCGGCAAGCTTTCGGACAACTTCGGACGCAAGCCGGTCTACATGGCCGGTGCGCTCCTCGGAGCCACCTGGGGCTTCTTCGCCTTCCCGATGATGGACACCAAGAACGACCTCACCATCCTCGCGGCCATCACCATCGGCCTGCTCTTCCACGCCCTCATGTACGCCGGCCAGCCGGCCATCATGGCGGAAATGTTCCCCACCCGGATGCGCTACTCAGGTGTCTCGCTCGGCTACCAGGTGACGTCGATCGTGGCCGGCTCGCTGGCTCCGATCATCGCCACCGCCCTGCTGAACCAGTACAAGTCGTCCACTCCGGTGGCCGTCTACCTGCTCATCGCCTGCGCCATCACGGCAGTGGCCGTGTTCTTCCTCAAGGAAACCCGGGGGATCTCGCTCCACGACGTCGACGCTGCCGACGCCAAGGGGACTGCCGACCTCCTCGCCTCAGGCAAGAAGTAA
- a CDS encoding homoserine O-acetyltransferase: MTIAAARTGAPVSTTTVPDGTVQYIRISDLELESGSRLPDVTLAYETWGTLNADRSNAVLIEHALTGDTHVTRGASGEPGWWEQLAGPGAPVDTERYFVVSINILGGCYGSTGPSTPAPDGKPWGSRFPLVTLRDTTAAEARLADALGISSWYAVVGGSLGGARALEWAVTYPERVRRCAVISIGASSTAEQIAFAQAQTLAIRQDPGFNGGDYYGGPGPEAGLALARRIAHITYRSAAELDGRFGRTPQASETPLIAGSLAGRGRYQVESYLDYQGNKLVRRFDANSYIAITEALMSHDVSRGRGATLEEALASATAEFLVAAVDSDRLYFPAQSFALAAALPGTVPVRMIEAPIGHDGFLTEIGQLGGHLRDIFFG, from the coding sequence ATGACAATTGCCGCCGCCCGTACGGGTGCACCCGTTAGCACCACCACCGTTCCCGACGGGACGGTCCAGTACATCCGCATCAGTGACCTGGAGCTTGAATCCGGCTCCCGGCTGCCCGACGTCACCCTCGCCTACGAGACGTGGGGAACCCTCAACGCGGACCGCTCCAACGCGGTCCTGATCGAGCATGCGCTGACCGGCGACACGCACGTCACCCGCGGCGCCAGCGGGGAGCCGGGCTGGTGGGAACAGCTTGCGGGCCCCGGCGCGCCCGTGGACACCGAGCGGTACTTTGTGGTCTCCATCAATATCCTCGGCGGCTGCTACGGTTCCACCGGACCCTCCACGCCCGCTCCGGACGGAAAGCCCTGGGGCTCCCGCTTCCCGCTCGTGACCCTGCGGGACACGACGGCGGCCGAGGCCCGGCTGGCGGACGCCCTCGGCATCAGCAGCTGGTACGCCGTCGTGGGCGGATCCCTGGGCGGGGCGCGCGCGCTGGAGTGGGCCGTGACCTATCCGGAGCGCGTACGGCGCTGCGCCGTTATTTCCATCGGCGCCAGCAGCACGGCCGAGCAGATTGCTTTTGCCCAGGCCCAGACGCTCGCCATCCGCCAGGATCCCGGCTTCAACGGCGGGGATTACTACGGCGGCCCCGGACCCGAGGCAGGCCTTGCCCTGGCGCGGCGCATCGCGCACATCACCTACCGGTCCGCCGCGGAGCTGGACGGACGCTTCGGCCGGACTCCGCAGGCGTCCGAGACCCCGCTGATTGCCGGGTCGCTGGCCGGCCGGGGCCGCTACCAGGTGGAAAGCTACCTGGACTACCAGGGGAACAAGCTGGTCCGGCGCTTTGATGCGAACAGCTATATCGCCATCACCGAGGCGCTCATGAGCCACGACGTCAGCCGGGGCAGGGGTGCCACCCTCGAGGAGGCCCTGGCCTCGGCCACGGCCGAGTTCCTGGTGGCCGCGGTGGACTCGGACCGGTTGTACTTCCCGGCCCAGTCCTTTGCCCTCGCAGCGGCACTGCCGGGAACCGTTCCGGTGCGCATGATCGAGGCACCGATCGGCCACGACGGATTCCTCACCGAGATCGGCCAGCTGGGCGGGCACCTGCGGGACATCTTTTTCGGCTGA
- a CDS encoding bifunctional o-acetylhomoserine/o-acetylserine sulfhydrylase: protein MSNAWSFETRQIHAGQQPDGATGARSLPIYQTTSFVFPSAESAANRFALAEIAPIYTRIGNPTQDAVEQRVASLEGGLAALLLSSGQAAETFAILNIAEAGDHIVASPSLYGGTYNLLAHTLKKFGISVTFVQDPDDLEQWRGAVRPNTKLFFGEVVSNPRQDVLDIGGISAVAHAAGVPLIVDNTLATPYLIRPIEWGADIVVHSATKYLGGHGAAIAGVIVDSGNFDFGAEPERFPGFNIPDPTYNGIVYARDLGKDGALGANLSYILKARVQLLRDLGSAVSPFNAFLIAQGIETLSLRMERHVANATKVAEWLEARADVESVAYAGLPSSPWYERGRQYGPKGTGAVVSFVVAGGAEAGKRFVDALELHSHVANIGDVRSLVIHPASTTHSQLSPEQQTVAGVHPGLVRLSVGLEHIDDILADLDAGFRAAKAD from the coding sequence ATGTCCAACGCCTGGTCCTTTGAAACCCGCCAGATCCACGCCGGCCAGCAGCCGGACGGCGCCACCGGCGCCCGTTCCCTCCCTATCTACCAGACGACGTCCTTCGTGTTCCCCAGCGCCGAAAGCGCAGCCAACCGCTTCGCGCTGGCGGAGATAGCGCCGATCTACACCCGGATCGGCAATCCCACGCAGGACGCGGTGGAGCAGCGCGTGGCGAGCCTGGAAGGCGGACTCGCGGCGCTGTTGCTCAGCTCCGGCCAGGCCGCGGAGACGTTCGCCATCCTCAACATCGCGGAGGCCGGCGACCATATCGTCGCCAGCCCCAGCCTGTACGGCGGCACCTACAACCTGCTGGCCCATACCCTGAAGAAGTTCGGGATCTCGGTGACGTTCGTGCAGGACCCCGACGATCTGGAGCAGTGGCGCGGCGCCGTCCGGCCCAACACCAAGCTCTTCTTCGGCGAGGTGGTGTCCAACCCGCGCCAGGACGTCCTGGACATCGGGGGCATATCCGCGGTGGCGCACGCGGCCGGCGTCCCGCTGATCGTGGACAACACCCTTGCCACCCCCTACCTGATCCGGCCGATCGAGTGGGGGGCGGACATCGTGGTGCACTCGGCCACCAAGTACCTTGGCGGCCACGGCGCCGCCATCGCGGGCGTGATCGTCGACTCCGGCAACTTCGACTTCGGAGCAGAGCCTGAGCGCTTTCCCGGCTTCAACATCCCGGACCCCACCTACAACGGCATCGTCTACGCGCGGGACCTCGGCAAGGACGGTGCCCTCGGCGCGAACCTGTCCTACATCCTCAAGGCGCGCGTCCAGCTGCTGCGCGACCTGGGCTCGGCCGTCTCCCCGTTCAACGCCTTCCTGATCGCCCAGGGCATCGAGACCTTGAGCCTGCGGATGGAGCGCCACGTCGCCAATGCCACCAAGGTCGCCGAATGGCTTGAGGCCCGGGCCGACGTCGAATCGGTCGCCTACGCGGGGCTGCCGTCCAGCCCCTGGTATGAGCGCGGCCGCCAGTACGGACCCAAGGGCACCGGCGCCGTGGTGTCGTTCGTGGTCGCCGGGGGAGCGGAGGCCGGCAAGCGCTTCGTCGATGCCCTGGAGCTGCACTCCCACGTGGCGAACATCGGGGACGTGCGCTCGCTGGTCATCCACCCGGCGTCGACCACGCACAGCCAGCTGTCGCCGGAACAGCAGACGGTCGCCGGCGTCCATCCGGGCCTTGTGCGGCTTTCGGTCGGACTGGAGCACATCGACGACATCCTCGCGGACCTTGATGCCGGCTTCCGCGCGGCCAAGGCCGACTGA
- a CDS encoding VOC family protein, translating to MRMDHVSYACEQDGLAATTERIASALGVEAVKGGVHPRFGTRNMIIPLAGHKYLEVVEVLDHPASDKAPFGQAVRARSAAGGGWMGWCVEVDDLAPFEERLGRSAVNGNRKFPDGRELVWKQIGILGLIADPQVPYMLKWEGDPELHPSNAYPSEVKMTALTIAGSADRVTEWLGEPVEEPLEDVAVNWMAPHGTPGILSVTFETASGAVTI from the coding sequence ATGCGCATGGATCACGTCTCTTACGCCTGTGAACAGGATGGCCTCGCTGCCACCACCGAACGTATCGCGTCCGCCCTCGGCGTTGAAGCCGTGAAGGGCGGAGTACACCCCCGTTTCGGAACCCGGAACATGATTATCCCGCTCGCTGGACACAAGTACCTGGAGGTCGTGGAGGTCCTGGACCACCCCGCCTCGGACAAGGCGCCCTTCGGCCAAGCCGTCCGGGCCCGGTCCGCGGCCGGCGGCGGCTGGATGGGCTGGTGCGTCGAGGTTGACGACCTGGCACCCTTCGAGGAACGCCTGGGCCGCTCTGCCGTCAACGGGAACCGGAAGTTCCCGGACGGCCGCGAGCTTGTCTGGAAGCAGATCGGCATCCTGGGCCTCATCGCCGATCCGCAGGTGCCGTACATGCTCAAGTGGGAGGGCGATCCGGAACTTCACCCCTCCAACGCCTACCCCAGCGAGGTCAAGATGACGGCACTGACCATTGCCGGTTCCGCAGACCGCGTGACCGAGTGGCTGGGTGAACCGGTGGAGGAACCGCTGGAGGATGTCGCCGTCAATTGGATGGCTCCGCACGGCACGCCGGGCATCCTTTCCGTTACGTTCGAGACTGCCTCCGGGGCCGTCACCATCTAG
- a CDS encoding CPBP family intramembrane glutamic endopeptidase: MLVPSRRRLRLEVWIVLGLSLGQSAVYSVVQLLVKMTKAPLAQGTSTLNRSQSTREYFDLTYQLLDIIFALVPVVLVIYFLAEHRATAFGKLGFNFARPGNDLLQGLGLAALIGIPSLGLYAAGRALGITTAIIPSALDSYWWTVPVLILSAVRHGIVEEVIVVGYLLDRLGKLGWSMPLAIFASSMLRGSYHLYQGFGPFIGNALMGVVFALVYTRTRRVMPLVIAHALLDTVAFVGFSLFGKSIGLG, translated from the coding sequence ATGTTGGTTCCCTCCCGCCGCCGCCTGCGGCTCGAAGTCTGGATTGTCCTGGGTCTGTCACTGGGGCAGTCGGCCGTCTACTCGGTGGTCCAGCTGCTGGTCAAGATGACCAAAGCGCCGCTCGCGCAGGGGACCTCCACGCTGAACCGCTCGCAAAGCACACGCGAGTACTTCGATCTGACCTACCAGCTGCTGGACATCATCTTCGCGCTGGTGCCGGTGGTCCTGGTGATCTACTTCCTCGCCGAGCACCGCGCCACGGCGTTCGGCAAGCTGGGCTTCAACTTCGCCCGGCCGGGGAACGACCTGCTGCAGGGACTGGGCCTGGCGGCGCTGATCGGAATCCCCTCGCTGGGCCTCTACGCCGCGGGCCGGGCGCTGGGCATCACGACGGCGATCATTCCGAGCGCGTTGGACTCCTACTGGTGGACGGTGCCGGTGCTGATCCTCTCCGCGGTCCGGCACGGCATCGTCGAGGAGGTCATTGTGGTGGGCTACCTGCTGGACCGGCTCGGCAAGCTCGGCTGGAGCATGCCGCTGGCGATCTTCGCGAGCTCAATGCTCCGCGGCAGCTACCACCTCTACCAGGGCTTTGGCCCGTTCATCGGCAATGCGCTGATGGGCGTGGTGTTCGCCCTCGTCTATACCCGCACCCGCCGCGTGATGCCGCTCGTCATAGCCCACGCCCTGCTGGACACGGTGGCGTTCGTCGGCTTCAGCCTGTTCGGCAAGTCCATCGGCCTGGGCTGA
- a CDS encoding Rho termination factor N-terminal domain-containing protein, which yields MADKDSGNQKARAADESKLREMKVDELRKEARAEEVSGASNLRKEELVQEVAKARSGGDAEAGRGTDEGSDDLGPGPEGGRIRGGSDSSKSLKYSQEVTSTEDEPEREGRSLATTHHEVIRRWAEDRDGVPATVEGTEHGDHLGVLRIDFGGNDANLRQVSWEEWFKTFDDRGLNFIYQEQRSDGQQSNFFRLENPEREDG from the coding sequence ATGGCGGACAAGGATTCGGGGAACCAGAAAGCCCGCGCAGCTGACGAGTCCAAACTGCGCGAGATGAAGGTCGATGAGCTCCGGAAGGAGGCCCGGGCTGAAGAGGTGAGCGGCGCCTCGAACCTGCGCAAGGAAGAACTCGTCCAGGAAGTGGCCAAGGCCCGTTCGGGCGGTGACGCTGAAGCCGGCCGTGGGACTGACGAGGGCTCGGACGATCTGGGGCCCGGCCCGGAAGGCGGGCGGATCCGTGGCGGCTCGGATTCCTCGAAGTCCCTGAAGTATTCCCAGGAAGTCACGTCCACGGAGGATGAACCCGAACGGGAAGGCCGGAGCCTGGCCACGACCCACCACGAAGTCATCCGGCGGTGGGCAGAGGACCGGGACGGCGTTCCGGCCACCGTGGAGGGCACCGAACACGGTGACCACCTAGGCGTTCTCAGGATCGACTTTGGCGGCAACGACGCCAACCTCCGGCAGGTGAGCTGGGAGGAATGGTTCAAGACGTTTGACGACCGCGGGCTGAACTTTATTTACCAGGAACAGCGAAGCGACGGGCAGCAGTCCAACTTCTTCCGCCTCGAGAACCCTGAGCGGGAGGACGGCTGA
- the hutI gene encoding imidazolonepropionase, translating into MSTLITNIAELMTQDLEHRVLQNAAVVVDGERIAWLGPAAGAPAADDVVDAGGRAVLPGWVDSHTHLVFAGDRTAEFEARMAGENYSAGGIAVTTGATRSTSDFDLTRLAMGRVAEAVAQGTTYLETKTGYGLDVENEARSARIASSVVDEVTYLGAHLVPAGMDAEEYTDLVCGPMLAAVRPYVRWADVFCERGAFTEEQSRRVLQACREAGLGLRVHGNQLGVGAGVRLAVEFGAASVDHVNYLSGADVESLAASWEGWEAGTGGRRGTVATCLPACDLSTRQPLAPGRELLDAGVQLALATNCNPGTSYTSSMAFCVTTAVLQMRLSVHEAVRAATYGGALALGRDAGNDVDGERAVGSIAVGHRADLHVLNAPSATHLAYRPGIPLTHAVWRAGTRVR; encoded by the coding sequence ATGAGCACCCTCATCACCAACATCGCCGAACTGATGACCCAGGACCTCGAGCACCGCGTCCTGCAGAACGCGGCCGTGGTGGTCGACGGGGAACGGATCGCCTGGCTCGGCCCGGCCGCCGGCGCCCCGGCCGCCGATGACGTTGTTGATGCGGGCGGGCGCGCGGTCTTGCCCGGCTGGGTGGATTCCCACACGCACCTGGTCTTCGCCGGGGACCGCACGGCCGAGTTCGAGGCCCGAATGGCGGGGGAGAATTACAGCGCAGGCGGTATTGCCGTGACCACCGGCGCCACCCGAAGCACGAGCGACTTCGACCTCACCCGGCTGGCGATGGGACGGGTGGCCGAAGCCGTGGCGCAGGGCACCACCTACCTGGAAACCAAGACCGGCTACGGCCTGGACGTGGAGAACGAGGCCCGCAGCGCGCGGATTGCATCCTCGGTAGTGGACGAGGTGACCTACCTGGGTGCGCATCTGGTGCCCGCCGGAATGGATGCCGAGGAGTACACGGACCTTGTCTGCGGGCCCATGCTCGCCGCGGTCCGCCCCTACGTCCGCTGGGCCGATGTGTTCTGCGAGCGGGGAGCCTTCACTGAGGAGCAGTCCCGCCGGGTGCTGCAGGCGTGCCGTGAAGCCGGGCTGGGGCTCCGCGTCCACGGCAACCAGCTCGGCGTGGGCGCAGGGGTGCGGCTCGCCGTGGAATTCGGTGCCGCCAGCGTGGACCATGTGAATTACCTTTCCGGTGCCGACGTCGAGTCTCTCGCCGCGAGCTGGGAAGGCTGGGAGGCCGGTACCGGCGGCCGTCGCGGCACGGTGGCCACGTGCCTGCCGGCCTGCGACCTCTCCACCCGGCAGCCGCTGGCTCCGGGCAGGGAGTTGCTGGACGCCGGGGTGCAGCTGGCGCTGGCCACCAATTGCAATCCGGGCACGTCCTACACGAGTTCCATGGCGTTCTGCGTCACCACCGCCGTGCTGCAGATGCGCCTCAGCGTGCATGAGGCCGTGCGGGCCGCTACCTACGGCGGTGCGCTGGCGCTTGGGCGGGACGCCGGTAACGACGTCGACGGCGAACGCGCCGTCGGGTCGATCGCCGTCGGGCACCGCGCGGACCTGCACGTGCTCAACGCTCCTTCCGCCACGCATCTGGCCTACCGGCCCGGCATCCCGCTGACCCATGCGGTCTGGCGCGCGGGCACACGGGTCCGCTGA
- a CDS encoding FAD-binding oxidoreductase, with translation MSAHYDVVIVGGGIAGLSLASTLAGKCTVALVEAEQTLAYHTSARSARQLIPSYGPAVVQELTVRTLELIAADDAARAEPVLSPRSFLLIGDDATVRAEASGHMRMISHAEALELCPVLVPESFTAAGLDTGSFACDAPLLLEDHRRRAEAGGVDIITGARVHSAQRLGSGWELGAGQEGFQAAVVVNAAGAWADEFAVLSGVEKLGLQPYRRTAAIVDVERPLPETCPMVAAADESFYFRREGDQVLISPSESVPSGPEDAQPHPGDVEALVARLNGITALGIRGVRKAWTGLRTAAADGVPVVGFDAEAPGFFWLAGQGGYGFQTSSGIAELAAGLILAGQGTGGAAGGTGNATGTGPASRTTEALSATRWSIRR, from the coding sequence ATGTCAGCCCATTACGATGTCGTGATCGTCGGCGGCGGGATCGCCGGCCTGTCCCTTGCGTCCACCCTCGCGGGCAAGTGCACCGTGGCTCTTGTCGAAGCGGAGCAGACCCTGGCGTACCACACGTCGGCACGCTCGGCGCGGCAGCTGATCCCCAGCTACGGCCCCGCCGTGGTCCAGGAGCTGACCGTCCGTACCCTCGAACTCATCGCCGCGGACGACGCCGCCAGGGCCGAACCGGTGCTCAGCCCGCGCAGCTTCCTGCTGATCGGGGACGACGCCACCGTACGGGCGGAAGCCAGCGGGCATATGCGCATGATCAGCCATGCGGAGGCCCTGGAGCTTTGTCCGGTCCTGGTGCCCGAATCCTTCACCGCCGCGGGCCTGGACACGGGTTCCTTCGCCTGCGATGCCCCCCTGCTGCTCGAGGACCATCGCCGGCGCGCCGAGGCCGGCGGCGTGGACATCATCACCGGTGCCCGGGTCCACTCCGCCCAGCGCCTCGGCTCCGGCTGGGAACTCGGAGCCGGGCAGGAGGGCTTCCAGGCCGCCGTCGTGGTGAACGCCGCGGGCGCCTGGGCGGACGAATTCGCGGTCCTGAGCGGTGTGGAGAAGCTCGGACTCCAGCCCTACCGGCGCACGGCGGCGATCGTCGACGTCGAGCGCCCCCTTCCGGAGACCTGCCCGATGGTCGCGGCCGCCGATGAGAGCTTCTACTTCCGGCGCGAGGGCGACCAGGTGCTCATCTCGCCGTCCGAGTCGGTGCCGAGCGGACCCGAGGACGCGCAGCCGCACCCGGGCGATGTGGAGGCCCTGGTCGCCCGGCTCAACGGGATCACCGCGCTGGGCATCCGTGGGGTCCGCAAGGCCTGGACGGGATTGCGGACGGCAGCGGCCGACGGCGTTCCCGTCGTGGGGTTCGACGCCGAAGCCCCCGGATTCTTCTGGCTCGCCGGCCAGGGCGGGTACGGGTTCCAGACCTCATCGGGGATCGCAGAGCTGGCTGCCGGGCTGATCCTGGCCGGCCAGGGCACCGGCGGTGCCGCCGGCGGTACCGGAAACGCCACCGGAACGGGTCCGGCATCCCGGACAACAGAGGCCCTGTCCGCCACGCGCTGGTCCATCCGCCGCTGA
- a CDS encoding glycine C-acetyltransferase, whose translation MYSAIKDQLQHELDEIRGAGLFKTERHIDSPQANRIKAGQIGGNSAEVLNFCANNYLGLADHPEIIAAAKAAMDERGFGMASVRFICGTQDLHLALEERVSRFLGTEDTILFSSCFDANGGVFESLFGPEDAVISDALNHASIIDGIRLCKAQRFRYANQDMADLEAKLVQATTQENPARRVVIVTDGVFSMDGFLAPLEAICDLAEKYDALVMVDDSHAVGFMGATGAGTPEHAGVSDRVDIYTGTFGKALGGASGGYVSGRGEIVAMLRQKARPYLFSNSLAPAIVAATLQALDLVENSGELRSKLFANAGLFRNRMAEEGFELLPGEHAIVPVMFGDAVMAAKVADEMLHNGVFVTAFSYPVVPKGAARIRVQLSAAHSAEDIEACVQAFVRSRAAVAAAGAA comes from the coding sequence ATGTATTCAGCCATCAAGGACCAGTTGCAGCACGAACTGGACGAGATCCGCGGCGCCGGCCTGTTCAAGACCGAGCGGCACATTGATTCCCCGCAGGCCAACCGCATCAAGGCCGGACAGATCGGCGGCAACAGCGCCGAGGTACTGAACTTCTGCGCCAACAATTACCTGGGCCTCGCGGACCACCCGGAGATCATCGCCGCCGCCAAAGCCGCGATGGACGAGCGCGGCTTCGGCATGGCCAGCGTGCGCTTCATCTGCGGCACCCAGGACCTGCACCTGGCATTGGAGGAGCGGGTCTCAAGGTTCCTCGGCACCGAGGACACCATCCTGTTCTCCAGCTGCTTCGATGCCAACGGCGGCGTGTTCGAATCGCTCTTCGGCCCGGAAGACGCCGTGATCTCGGACGCGCTGAACCACGCCTCGATCATCGACGGCATCCGCCTCTGCAAGGCCCAGCGCTTCCGCTACGCCAACCAGGACATGGCGGACCTGGAAGCGAAGCTGGTCCAGGCCACGACGCAGGAAAACCCCGCCCGCCGCGTGGTCATCGTCACGGACGGTGTCTTCTCCATGGACGGCTTCCTCGCTCCGCTCGAAGCGATCTGCGACCTCGCCGAAAAGTACGACGCCCTGGTCATGGTGGATGACTCCCACGCGGTGGGCTTCATGGGCGCCACAGGCGCCGGAACGCCTGAACATGCCGGCGTCTCGGACCGGGTGGACATCTATACCGGGACCTTCGGCAAGGCCCTCGGCGGAGCATCGGGCGGCTACGTCTCGGGCCGCGGTGAAATCGTCGCGATGCTTCGGCAGAAGGCCCGCCCGTACCTCTTCTCCAACTCGCTTGCGCCGGCCATTGTCGCCGCCACCTTGCAGGCCCTGGACCTCGTGGAGAACTCCGGCGAACTGCGCAGCAAGCTCTTCGCCAACGCCGGGCTGTTCCGGAACCGGATGGCGGAGGAAGGCTTCGAGCTGCTCCCGGGGGAGCACGCTATTGTCCCGGTCATGTTCGGTGACGCCGTGATGGCGGCCAAGGTGGCGGACGAGATGCTGCACAACGGAGTCTTCGTAACCGCCTTCAGCTACCCCGTCGTGCCCAAGGGTGCTGCCCGCATCCGGGTGCAGCTCTCCGCCGCACACAGCGCTGAAGACATCGAGGCCTGCGTGCAGGCGTTTGTCCGGAGCCGGGCCGCCGTCGCCGCGGCCGGCGCGGCCTGA
- the tdh gene encoding L-threonine 3-dehydrogenase: MKALYKAGAHAGFELTDRPEPEAGPDEVKIRVITTGICGTDLHIQSWDAWAQGIINAPLIAGHEFYGEVVEVGEDVLDVKVGDRVSGEGHIVCGICRNCRAGRKQMCIHTVSVGVQRDGAFAEYVVIPETNVWVHHDPSVTPELGAIFDPFGNAVHTALSFPLVGEDVLITGAGPIGLMAIAVARHAGARKIAITDVSAPRLELARTLGVDLAIDVSTTRVKDAQRELGMREGFDIGMEMSGHPTALPEMIDNMNHGGRIAMLGLPSQSIDIDWGKVVTHMLTLKGIYGREMFETWYAMSAMLSSNPVLHANISAVVTDTLPASDWEKGFEIARAGVGGKVVLDWTGF; the protein is encoded by the coding sequence ATGAAGGCTCTCTACAAGGCCGGCGCCCACGCAGGATTCGAGCTGACGGACCGGCCGGAGCCTGAAGCCGGCCCGGACGAGGTCAAGATCCGTGTGATCACCACGGGCATCTGCGGCACGGACCTGCATATCCAGTCCTGGGACGCCTGGGCGCAGGGCATCATCAACGCGCCGCTGATCGCCGGCCACGAGTTCTACGGCGAGGTGGTGGAGGTCGGCGAGGACGTGCTGGACGTCAAGGTGGGGGACCGGGTTTCCGGTGAAGGCCACATCGTCTGCGGCATCTGCCGCAACTGCCGTGCGGGCCGCAAGCAGATGTGCATCCACACCGTCAGCGTCGGCGTCCAGCGCGACGGCGCCTTCGCGGAGTACGTCGTGATCCCCGAGACCAACGTCTGGGTCCACCACGATCCCTCGGTGACCCCGGAACTCGGTGCCATCTTCGATCCCTTCGGCAACGCCGTCCACACCGCCCTCAGTTTCCCGCTGGTCGGCGAGGACGTGCTGATCACCGGCGCCGGGCCCATCGGGCTGATGGCCATCGCCGTTGCCCGGCACGCCGGCGCGCGCAAGATCGCCATCACCGACGTCTCCGCCCCGCGGCTGGAACTGGCCCGCACCCTCGGCGTCGACCTCGCCATCGACGTGTCCACCACGCGCGTCAAGGACGCCCAGCGTGAACTCGGCATGCGCGAGGGGTTCGACATCGGCATGGAAATGTCCGGGCACCCCACGGCGCTGCCTGAGATGATCGACAACATGAACCACGGCGGCCGGATCGCGATGCTGGGACTGCCCAGCCAGTCGATCGACATCGACTGGGGCAAGGTTGTGACGCATATGCTGACGCTGAAGGGCATCTACGGCCGTGAGATGTTCGAGACCTGGTACGCCATGAGCGCCATGCTGTCGTCCAACCCCGTGCTGCACGCCAACATTTCCGCCGTCGTCACGGACACCCTTCCTGCGTCGGACTGGGAAAAAGGCTTCGAGATCGCCCGCGCCGGCGTGGGCGGCAAAGTCGTCCTGGACTGGACCGGTTTCTAG